One region of Gossypium raimondii isolate GPD5lz chromosome 6, ASM2569854v1, whole genome shotgun sequence genomic DNA includes:
- the LOC128041705 gene encoding uncharacterized protein LOC128041705, whose product MQDQLQLQVQERLDKMQQDISEKILESQKEMMAKLTQLLTGGNDKGKGPIANIEEGNDDEFLYPPGFTPLYVPQQFQAGASNFQAGSDSNSGNHPTNSVIPNFDEVAEKERINEELPKQLEERCKWLEEKFKAMEITENYRGIDAKELSLVPDLVLPNKFKMPEFEKYNGTSCPEAHITMFCRRMAGYVNNDQLLIHCFQDSLTGAASKWYK is encoded by the exons atgcaagaccaaCTTCAGCTACAAgtgcaggagcggttagacaaAATGCAACAGGATATCTCGGAGAAGATACTGGAATCTCAAAAGGAAATGATGGCGAAGTTGACCCAACTGTTGACTGGGGGAAATGATAAGGGAAAGGGCCCCATAGCTAATATCGAAGAaggaaatgatgatgaatttctctatcctccaggctttactcctCTATATGT GCCTCAGCAGTTCCAGGCTGGTGCTTCAAACTTCCAAGCTGGATCGGACTCTAACTCCGGAAACCACCCTACTAACTCTGTCATTCCTAACTTCGATGAAGtggctgaaaaagaaagaataaatgaAGAGTTACCAAAACAATTAGAAGAAAGGTGCAAATGGCTCGAAGAGAAGTTTAAGGCGATGGAGATCACTGAAAACTATCGTGGGATTGACGCTAAAGAACTGAGTTTAGTCCCAGACTTGGTACTCCCtaataagtttaagatgccagaATTCGAAAAATACAATGGGACAAGTTGCCCAGAAGCTCACATAACCATGTTCTGTAGGCGAATGGCTGGATATGTTAACAATGACCAACTACTaatacattgtttccaggatagcctcacaggggcagcttCCAAGTGGTACAAATaa